The genome window acaaccaaaacccatTACCAGTATGTATTTGTGCCACTGCTTCTTTATTCAAAGTTTAGGGGGGGAAatccttccctcttctcaaaaacaaaatcctatTGAGCCCTATGGGCAGTTCATCTCTCCATCTGACTCCATCAGGGATTAAGATGGAGAACCGTTTGCCTTTCTACCTTGGGCTTAGACCCAAGCTGCCGCCCTGGGGCAGCCTTTGAGCAGTAAGGAGGTCTGCACAGAAGCTGGGCTGTATACAAGAAAATTCTTGCCTTAGCTTCTCTTTTCATCCTggacccttccttctttcctttcttccttccttcctttctttcttttttcctccctccctccctccctcccttccttcctcNNNNNNNNNNNNNNNNNNNNNNNNNNNNNNNNNNNNNNNNNNNNNNNNNNNNNNNNNNNNNNNNNNNNNNNNNNNNNNNNNNNNNNNNNNNNNNNNNNNNNNNNNNNNNNNNNNNNNNNNNNNNNNNNNNNNNNNNNNNNNNNNNNNNNNNNNNNNNNNNNNNNNNNNNNNNNNNNNNNNNNNNNNGGCTCCCGGCAGATCCAGCTGTGGCACTTCATCCTGGAactgctgcagaaggaagagtTCCGCCATGTCATCGCctggcagcagcagggagagTATGGGGAGTTTGTCATCAAGGATCCAGATGAAGTGGCTCGCCTCTGGGGCCGCAGGAAGTGCAAACCACAGATGAACTATGACAAGCTGAGCCGGGCCCTCAGGTGAGAGGAGGGTGGCCAGcagcaggagaggcagagctCAAGGAAAAGGGCTGTGGTTCTTGGCACTGCAGACAGCTTGCCATTATTGCAGGGCTTAGGAAACGCTCTCACTGTGGGAAGATGGCTGGTGTCCTCTGGCAACTGCTAGACCAATGGAGGAGACTCCcagtctctcccttcctcacaGAGGCAACTCTCAAATTCTCTAGGTATTACTACAACAAGAGGATCCTGCACAAGACCAAAGGCAAGAGGTTCACCTACAAGTTCAACTTCAGCAAGCTCATGGTAGCCAACTGTCCTCCGTGGAAAGTATGGGCACCCTCTAGCCCTCACCTGCTGTTGAGGTCCCCTGCCCTGTATCAGCCCTTGGTGCCTGTGGCTGAGCAGAGTGAGGTAGGCATGACATTCCTGTCCTTATAGCTCTGACAGGACCTGACTTTCAGTCCTGGAGGCCCCTGGCCACTCTCCACCTTAGAGCCCTCCTGGTCTCCAAAGTTCTGAGCGTTCTGGGATCTGGTCTTTGAGATTCATAGCCACCTTTGAGGAAGGATGGTTTCTGCACTAGGCACAGAGGGAAGGCTAAAGGGTACAGGGGAGGGTCCAGGGAGACCGAGACAGCAGGCGATCCACAGCAGTCACTGGTTTCTTGGGACAGTATGAGAATCAGTTTGGGACTACTCTGTCATATTAACAACTGGGCGATAGCCCTGCCGAGCCTTATAAGACTACACCCTGGCGAGAGCCGGCCCCACCTCAGCCTTCCTTCTTGCCCCCTCCTTAGCCCCTGCGTAGCATGCTGTGCACACGGGCCACAGAAACTCAGCCAGCTGAAGAGAGGACCCCACGGAGAC of Mus pahari chromosome 4, PAHARI_EIJ_v1.1, whole genome shotgun sequence contains these proteins:
- the LOC110320820 gene encoding ETS translocation variant 3-like protein, with the translated sequence MSKGKELARRNRTERRIDDPRRSRQIQLWHFILELLQKEEFRHVIAWQQQGEYGEFVIKDPDEVARLWGRRKCKPQMNYDKLSRALRYYYNKRILHKTKGKRFTYKFNFSKLMVANCPPWKVWAPSSPHLLLRSPALYQPLVPVAEQSEPLRSMLCTRATETQPAEERTPRRPPEASGPRLAEALLLPLEPPRWSAQPCFPCFRALPLL